DNA from Panthera uncia isolate 11264 unplaced genomic scaffold, Puncia_PCG_1.0 HiC_scaffold_1661, whole genome shotgun sequence:
tttgccaattttgatgcctttgatttccttttgttgtctgctgatgctagcacttccaacactatgctaaacaacagtggtgagagtggacatccctgtagtgttcctgatctcggggaaagctctcagtttttccccattgaggatgatattagctgtgggcttttcataaatggcttttatgatgtttaagtattttccttctatctcgactttctcaagggtttttattaagaaaggatgctgaattttgtcaaatgctttttctgcatcgattgacaggaccatatggttcttatcttttcttttattaatgtgatgtatcacattgatttgtgaatgttgaaccagacctgcagcccaggaatgaatcccacttgatcatggtgaataattctttttatatgctgttgaattcgatttgctagtatcttgttgagaatttttacatccatattcatcagggatactggcctatagttctctttttttgctgggtgtctggtttgggaatcaaagtaatgctggcttcatagaatgagtctggaagttttccttcccttcctattttttggaacagatcTTTCCAAGCTTCAATTTTTCAGTCTATGGTCTGAGGCTCTGCTAAAGGTTgttgaaattaaatgagatggcaaatgtaaagtgcttagttTAGAGCTCAGCATATGTAACAACACTTACTATAGAAGCAGGAGAGTAACACCTTAATGATTCTTAGGGGAGTAACCCAGAGGATTTGAGGAGAAGTTTCTTGGAGGAGGTATGATGACTGATGGAGCAGAATTCTGAATGAGGTATGGTGGTTGTCCTTTGTTGCCTGGTCTTTATCTTTAACTGAGCATTAAGCTGCATTGTGAATATGTCAATACGTATAATGTCTCAGGGGCATAAAAAGCAATGTTATACAGTTCCATTTTGTATTAAGTGTTatccttaattttctttcagagaaTTAAAGATGGTAGCCTAATTGACTCCATTAAAACCATCTGTGTGGGGGATCATATTGAATCCATAAATGGAGAAGATATCATTGGGTGGCGTCACTATGATGTTGctaaaaagttaaaggaattaaaaaaagatgaacccTTTACCTTGAAGTTAATAGAACCTAAGAAGGCATTTGGTAAGtttgggtgtgtgtatgtgtgtgaagtGTTCCCTTCCCTGGCTTGTCTTTCTAAGGGTAGTGAGCACTGAGATGTGGTGCCATGTAATTTAGTATATCCATTAAGGATATAGAGAATGAGAGCACTACTTATAAGGGAAACAACTATTCAAGGAGAAAGAATTGCCTAAAAGGACATTTTCTGAAAGACCTTTGGAGTTACAAAGTCTGATGTCGAGTGACTTTGTGGCTGTTCCAGACTGTAAGAACGGCACATTGTAATACATTCATCTTGCTGAGGAGTAAAATTTTTGACTGGGCTCTCTAAGCCATAACTATTGTCCGTGGACCTTAACAGCAAAAACTTTTAGTTACACACAGAATTGGTATTTAAATAGTTATCTAGTCTATTTTAAAGACTTCCTTCAATACTTTTTCACCATTAGCATTTTGAATTTGGCAGCATGGGATGGTATGAAATTACTTCCACTTTGGTGTGACATCTGTACTTGCTTGGTTTTAGCCATGGCAGCTGTGTTCCAACTGTTCAAACCCCTAGGGCTATCTCATCTACAGGAAAATGTGCCAGCTTCTCCTGACTATCCAGCACTATTTTAATAAGCCAAATGACGGCCTCTGGTGTTCATCAGTGTTGAAATATCTTTAGCAGAATCATTCTAGGCTGCCCTTACTCATCCATGACCCCACCCaacttctgtttttccctttgctcacagAACATAAATATTCCTTATAGTTTGCTTCTAATGGATATTTTCTCAGGgcagtaaataaaaatgatgggAGAATGCAGTGGGTCTGGGGAATTACATTTCCCCTCCCTTAACAAGTAAGCGACAGATACTATCCATATGGAAGTGGAAATTCTTCTCTGCTTCCTAGCGATTCTGTGCCATTTAATAGAAATACGGTGTAGGTTATATTACTTGTGGGAGCGGGGTTACATAGATGTAAGAAAAGAATGTCTTGCACTGAGCAATGTACAGAATTAGTgaaccactatattgtatacctgaaactaatataacactgtatgttaactatactggaattaaaataacttaaacaaacaaacattgggggtggggggaaagaatcCCTTATTCCAGTGCTGCTCCTGGAAGGACCATCCTAGGAGACCATGCTATCGATACTGTGATTCTGTGTGGTGTGCAACCAAGCTTCTGAGTACACTTGTCACAGAGGAAGGCGGGCACACTCAGGTTTCTGTCCACCTCCTTGTGAACTGGCTTTGTTTGCTACCCAGTTCCCCAGATCATAACCTATAAACTGATTGGATATAAGCAGTTTGATTTTAGACTTTTCATAAATCAGTTCTTCTCTTAGTACAACTCaaggaatataattttttcctACATTTGTCTCTAGCACATAATCTGTTTTTCAGAATTAATCTCTATTTTTACCTATTGTCTGCATTGAAATCTTGTGGTCCCTGTATCTTTGTAGAAAGTTGCTGATATACATTAACTTGGATGCTTGGTTGATATTAGTCTTGGATGTTACAGAGGTCATTGTATTTAGCTATTATTGCTCCATGATtagattttttccctttcaatacCAGAGACACATGTATAGATGGATAAACCCCCACACTGCCTTATGTGCTAGCTACTATTGAACATGCTCTCTATTGCTCCTATGAATTCCATGTACACATTTGAGGACACTGGGTAGGATTTTCCTAGCGGGGGTATATTATTTCTGTATCCCAAATTCTGGTGGTGCTGTGGTTAGGACATGTGGTTAGGACATGTAGAAATTGATTTTGGAGTAATGAtaggttttattttccaaagttactGTGGCAGCTTAACTCTACTTAAATCTGCTGATCAATATGCATTATCTCCTCTGGGTTGGTACTTGACTTTGGGCCATAGCCTGGGGGTTTTTCTCTGAGAAATAGGCCTTGCTACTCTGTCCTTCAGCCTTTAATTTTGCTGCTTTTGCCTCTGCGATAAAGGCAGTAgtagttgtttcttttctttgacttCATCCCAGTGCTTGGTGCTTTTCCCAGAAGGGAGTATACATCAAGAGGTACTTAGGGGATCTAGCTTCCCCCAGTTCTCTTGGTTCTGATCTTAttttttgctgtttccttctaTCCTGGATCTTATAGCATTGTCATTGATGGATTGATTCAGATTCATTGTCCTTCATGATTATCTGACTTTGTTGTCTTGGATTCCCACAGAAGAAAAGGCCACTGTAGGTGAGGCAGAACGTTCTCATCTCTGTGATCAGATAGGCTGCCTAGGCTGAAGTGAAGTCATTTCTAGGATTATACTGAAAGCTGTCGAAATAGCCATACACTCTAGTATTTTGATGTTTGCCTACCAACTTCCCTAAAGATTTATCCTGGGGAGGCATGTGGACTGGGTTCCAGAATGCAAGGAGGAAGAGTGCAGTTGGCTGCTTTGCAATGGTGTAATAAAGATGATGAATGCAACTTTCAGACATGGATGGGGGAATCCTTACACCTGCTCCCATTTTCATAGGTCCACCACATCCCACTTATGGGGGCCATTATATGTGCCAAGATTCTTTGAGAGCTACAGAATAAACACTTCCTAGTTTATTGAAAacccattttgtttgttttttttagaagacTATCAGGTCTCAGAAACAGGCTGTGTCAGTCAAGCCTTGGGAAGGTCGGGAGCTAAGGCCATTTCAGGGA
Protein-coding regions in this window:
- the LOC125917294 gene encoding PDZ domain-containing protein GIPC2-like, with protein sequence METELFLSFLQILYCTLNTPKVDMERLLGSQIGLEDFIFAHVKGIKKEVNINKSEDSLGLTITDNGTGYAFIKRIKDGSLIDSIKTICVGDHIESINGEDIIGWRHYDVAKKLKELKKDEPFTLKLIEPKKAFGKFGCVYVCEVFPSLACLSKGSEH